Within Mustela nigripes isolate SB6536 chromosome 3, MUSNIG.SB6536, whole genome shotgun sequence, the genomic segment ccactgagccacccaggcgccccatctcagaattttcaagtatttattggCTCTCCTTTTAAAACATCAACAGTATTGGGGTATTTAATATCTATGATTGGcatagttttcttttgtgttaatCTTATCCTTTAGACATGGCCCACGGACATGGGCATGAACATGGCCATAGTAAACTGGAACTTCCAGATTACAGACAATGGAAGATAGAAGGGACGCCATTAGAAACTGTCCAGGAGAGGCTGGCTGCACGAGGGCTAAGGGACCCATGGGGCCGgtaagaataattaaataatttagataGAATTTATTCTAAAGGATCAGTatctgtgttcctttttttttttttaattgttttagctattctagggTTTTTTGTACTTACATTTGAATGTTAAAACAAGCTTTTCAGTTTCTATAAAAAAGTTGCttgaatttcaattaaaaatcacattaactCAGAGCCAAACTGAGGATAATTGATGTCTTAACAAGTTAAATcaattatattgtatacctgaaactaatattgcactgtatgttaactaactggaatttaaataaaaacttgaaacaattcacatcttaacaatattgaccCTTCCAATCTATGGACAGTTCAGATTCTGTTGAATTTTCTCAGTAGtgttttattgctttaaaaaaccaatctattttattaaatttatcccgaattattccatattttatgctattgtaaatggtagTGTTAAATTGCCAATTTTCTCTGCTAATATGTGAAAATACAGTGGAGCTCTATACATCTACTTTGTATCTTGTTACTTGGGTAAATTCACATTTTTGTTCTAGccgatttttttttataaatttcttagaGTTTCCTTAATAGATGATCATTTTGTCTAAAATcagtgttcttccttttcaattcataaactttttctttcttgcattatTACACTGGCTACTAGTACTATATAATACTAGTGTAATGTTGGATAAAAGCATTAGCTGACATCCAtgccttgttcctttttttttttttttttcaatttatctcTTCAAGTAATCTCTGCTTCCAgtgtgggaccctgagatcaaaagtcacatgctctatcaactgatccatccagccaggagcccttgccttgttcctaaatgggggaaagcattcagtcttttaccaCTAAGTATATTTGTTGTAGGGCGTTTTGGAGTTTCTCTTGagtgttgaattttttcaaatgctctttctgcatctattgagatgctCACATagttttttcattctgttaatatgatgaattactcttactgattttaaaatatcaaaccaatcttgcattccttttttttttgtcttgcattCCTAAGGGAAACCCTTCATCATAATATATTATCCTTTTATATGTTGCTAGAatcaattttctaaaattctatttatatctgtgttcatgaaggatattaCCCTGTAGTTTTCTTCTAAtgtctttgcttttggtatcGAATTAGATTTGATTAACTCTCATATTTTCTAGTAAGTCAGATTTTTAGAGTTAATGGGGGGGGTTTCcatataacataattttttccACTCATTTATCCCTACCTGTGAGAGTAGACTTTTTTTTACTACAGCTCTCTGAATTCTGTTTACTTCTCTGTTCAGGATACTCAGAAGAATGATTGCCAGAGCAGAAAGtcagtcctctttttttttattaagaagtcTTCTAAAGCTCAGGCAGCTATGACAGGGAAAAGCCCTTGATTCTCTGGAAGAATAGTAATATTAAGTGTTACATACTCTTCTTCTGCCAAAATATATCATACATTACCCTGTTGAATCTTTATAACAACACTATAAGGTAGATAGTAATCACCATTGAGTAAAAGAGGAAGCAAGCCCTGACAGGTTAAGTAATTTGACTACCCTAAAAAGTTGTGAATGTAAGTGACAGAGCAAGGTTTAATACCCAAGTTTCTAACTTCCTCTTTAAATGTTACTGTAATGACTGGTACGggcaaagtcacacagccaaccTCTCATGAGTAGCCTGAAGTGAGTCTTGCATTTAGGAATTCTGTAAAATCTTAGGTATTAATGACTGTGAAACCAtcaaatctttttcttctgtttatgtgTGAAATGTGGGCATATAGACCTAATTATCTTATGTCACAGAAAAATTCATACTATGATCCACTTAGATTATCTTATATAAGGTTACATTTAAGTCTAttagaaagatgaaaattaaatctgttttagtgaatgtatgtaatttttatgtgattataatttttccctttttttcccctctagcaatGAAGCTTGGAGATACATGGGTGGCTTTGCACACAATGTTTCCTTTGTTGGTGCAATATTAAAAGGATTCAAATGGGGATTTGCAGCATTTGTGGTAGCTGTAGGGGCTGAATATTACCTGGAGTcccagaataaagaaaagaagcatcACTGAAGATAGTACCTGGAAGTATCTTAAAGGCTTCTTAACTCTCTtataaaaataagctttcttcAATGTAGCCTACTCTGTgtgtttttcccttaaaaaatacaaataagatttAATAAAGTAAGAATACAATGTGCTAGTctgtttttgtcattcttttaaaaaaaaaaaagtctcagggcacatggctggctcagttggcagagcatgAGACTTTTGATCgtggggtcatgggttcaagccccatgttagctGTGgggattactttttaaaaaatgtgttaagcCGTATAAGATTTGGTTTGAAATATATGGGGAGACTGAATACCAGCGGTAGTGCATTCTGCATTTGGCAGAAAGCCAACATATATTTGAACAAGTGGGTATgttcaaaaagattttgtttgttgctttttcaagatttttttagtGTGGTAAAGTTTGTCATCTTAACTGTTTTTAAGTGTGCAGTCTGTGGTACTAAATACATTCAAATGTGCAACAATCACCACCATTCATCCCCATAaatctttttaccttttaaaactgaaagtccggggcacctgggtggctcagtgggttaaagcctctgccttcagctcagatcatgatcccagggtcctgggatcaagccccacatcgggctctctgctcagtggggagcctgcttctacccttctctctctgcctgcctctctgcctacttgtgatctctgcctgtcaaataaataaataaaatctttaaaaataaataaataaataaaatttaaaagtagaaataaaactgaaagtctATGCCATTGA encodes:
- the NDUFB3 gene encoding NADH dehydrogenase [ubiquinone] 1 beta subcomplex subunit 3, with protein sequence MAHGHGHEHGHSKLELPDYRQWKIEGTPLETVQERLAARGLRDPWGRNEAWRYMGGFAHNVSFVGAILKGFKWGFAAFVVAVGAEYYLESQNKEKKHH